In Papaver somniferum cultivar HN1 chromosome 1, ASM357369v1, whole genome shotgun sequence, a genomic segment contains:
- the LOC113333548 gene encoding vascular-related unknown protein 1-like, whose protein sequence is MEGSDGENMQAEEQQDSFTSQDHPEESGWTFYLDDDEFFPRNSIENRVQPSSSSCYDDTPSMISDAGSLAPWKFMDSTTSKKLGLLNPKKNKKKINSGTDDPDMEDTASSPVNSPKVSSMKQYHRQTNSPRQNQDNDGDDHIDIEYSTSQQRRKGSMSGDHQHFSALQLHEDKNNRMDFVEMRSSPNNNSNPRQFTDLKEKGLCVVPLSMFVNYLK, encoded by the exons ATGGAGGGCTCCGATGGGGAAAACATGCAAGCTGAGGAACAACAAGATTCTTTTACCTCTCAAGATCATCCAGAAGAGAGTGGTTGGACGTTTTACCTggatgatgatgaattttttcCACGAAATAGCATAGAGAATAGGGTTCAGccttcctcttcttcttgttACGATGATACACCTTCGATGATTTCTGATGCTGGTTCTCTTGCCCCGTGGAAGTTCATGGATAGTACTACTTCTAAGAAATTGGGATTACTCAAtccgaagaagaataagaagaaaataaacaGTGGTACCGATGATCCTGATATGGAAGATACTGCTAGTTCTCCTGTTAATAGTCCCAAG GTTAGTAGTATGAAGCAGTATCATCGACAAACGAACTCACCGAGACAAAACCAAGATAATGATGGTGATGATCATATTGATATTGAATACAGTACTTCTCAACAg AGGAGGAAGGGAAGTATGTCTGGTGATCATCAACATTTTTCAGCACTACAATTACACGAAGATAAAAACAATCGGATGGATTTTGTTGAAATGAGAtcatcaccaaataataatagtAATCCTCGTCAGTTTACAGACCTCAAGGAAAAGGGTCTTTGCGTGGTTCCTCTCTCAATGTTTGTGAACTATCTTAAATGA